The genomic DNA TACGGCCACTCCTTTCTCTAATTTATTGACTGGCACGCCCTGCCCCTTTACGTTTTTTACGCTTATGTTCAATCAACTCTCCATGGCGAGCAAGGTACGCCTCCATCCATGCATGCACTGCCAAGGGTAGATCCACCGATAACACCAGATAATCACCATCTAAATAACTGCCCGCAACGCTTTGCGAAACGGTCACTGACACCAGACTCAATTGTTCAATATCGTTTTCCAGTACCACGAATAATTTCGGGTTATGCGAATTGAGATTAAAACGATAATCGGTACGTTCATCTCTAAACAGTTGGATCTCAGCGTCCATCCCCACATCCGAGCTTACTGGCTGTAAATTAATCTGCTCAATGTGCCAATTATAGGTTTTCCATTTAGAATTCTGTGTTTCATGTAGAATAATCTGACATCGGATAGGCCAATTGTCTTCCGTTTTCATTGTTACCTCGCTAAGCTAACCTATTATTATAAATGAATATTTTACTCGACTTATTTCGAGTACAAGAGAAATATGTTTCCCTCAACCTTTCTCAAATGACTGCTTCTAGTATAGAAAAGGATTTTTTGATGCCTCAAACTCCCCATTTTATTGTGGCT from Vibrio rarus includes the following:
- a CDS encoding DUF3305 domain-containing protein; the protein is MKTEDNWPIRCQIILHETQNSKWKTYNWHIEQINLQPVSSDVGMDAEIQLFRDERTDYRFNLNSHNPKLFVVLENDIEQLSLVSVTVSQSVAGSYLDGDYLVLSVDLPLAVHAWMEAYLARHGELIEHKRKKRKGAGRASQ